Within the Rosa rugosa chromosome 2, drRosRugo1.1, whole genome shotgun sequence genome, the region TTATTGAAGCAATAATGGAAATCAgcagaatgaaaagaaaataattttgaAGCAATATTGTGAAATTGAAGCCTCATTTGTTATGATGAAGCACTGTCTCAGTGACCATTTGTGCTATAAATTTGACTTCTTTTGCTTCAACTGAGTTACTATCAGACTTAAAATGTAATTTCTTCATTGTTAATGGTTGAGAAGCATTTCGTTATCATACATGCCCACTGCTTTTGTTATCTAAGATCTAACACTatacttttctgattttttgaTTGTCATCAGAGCCCAGATGGGGATATAATAGACTGTGTTCACATCTCTCAGCAACCTGCTTTTGATCATCCTTATCTCAAAGACCACAAAATTCAGGTTCATTTTCCTAAGCCATGAACTTTTATTGTTGacaattttttctgtttttgttctATGCTTTGTTTCTAAGTGTTTTGGATCTGTTTGGGTTATTAGATGAGGCCTAACTACCACCCAGAAGGCTTATTTCAAGGAAACAAAGTTGCTGAAAAATCGAAAGAAAAGCCAAACACCCAGCTGTGGCATGTGAATGGTAGATGCCCTGAAGATACCATACCCGTGAGGAGGACGAAGAAAGATGATATTCTGAGAGCAAGCTCAGTCAAAAGATATGGacggaagaaggagaaaaccaTTCCAAAGTCTGCAGATCCTGATCTTGCCAATGAGAGTGGTCATCAGGTAAGGATTAAAGCTTTGTTTACatttgaaagaaatgaagactATATTTCCATTGGGTTTCTTTCGCTAGCTTTCTTGATTCTGTTTCTTTCTAATGATCTGTTCAtttgcttttggggatgattagCATGCAATTGCTTATGTAAATGGAGACAAGTATTTTGGAGCAAAAGCAACCATCAATGTCTGGGAGCCCAAGATTCAACAGCCTAATGAGTTCAGCTTGTCTCAGCTTTGGATATTAGGAGGGTCTTTTGGTGAAGACCTGAACAGCATTGAAGCTGGTTGGCAGGTATTATTTTGTATTCACTTTAATCCCCAAGGCCAGAAATGATTGAGtccttaatttttcttttctgaagtTGAATTATTGATCTTGATACtggttggtgttggtgttggtgttggtgcATGACAACAGGTCAGCCCAGACCTCTATGGTGACAACAACACAAGACTATTTACCTATTGGACTGTAAGCTTCTAAACAACACTTCCATTTACTTTTTTTGTGTCTGCATATTGAGCTCTCTTCCCTTGTCTCGCCCCCTTTCCCTAATTTCCATGGCTGTGTTTACAGAGTGATGCATATCAAGCCACTGGTTGCTACAACCTCCTGTGCTCAGGCTTTATTCAAATCAACAGTGAAATAGCAATGGGCGCAAGCATCTCTCCTGTGTCGAGTTACCGAACTTCCCAATACGATATCAGTATACTTGTCTGGAAGGTAAAAACCAAAGGCTGACATAATAGTCTGGTGTAAGAGAGTGAAAAAGAGAAACGAAATTGCTGAAGAAAAATTACATCTTCAATAATTTCAAGTCTTCTGAGGAGTGGGGATCAGAAAATTATTGCAGTTCAGAATTCAGATGCTAAGAATCTCTTGGCATTTAGTTTTTGGATCCCTGATTCCCATCACTGTAGATGATAAAAAGGACACCGTTGCCTGGCAAGCCAGACATTTACAAGTTCCCAATTTTCATCTACCTTTCATTGCATGAATGTCGTCATGGGTGAAGATGAAAAGTACCTTATCTTGTCTCTCACTGCCAGGCGTCTAGCTTGGCACTCCTTTGCTTAAGCCAGGAGCCCTTTTGTACTAAAGTAGTAGATagtaaattaattttatttaccaTTCTTTATTCACTTGGGAAaaacttgtatattttgtaGGATCCAAAGGAGGGGCATTGGTGGATGCAGTTCGGCAATGACTATGTGTTGGGGTATTGGCCTTCTTTCCTGTTCTCTTACTTGGCCGACAGTGCTTCCATGATTGAGTGGGGAGGTGAGGTTGTAAATTCGCAGTCGGATGGCCGCCACACCTCAACTCAAATGGGCAGTGGTCGTTTCCCGGAGGAGGGTTTTGGAAAATCAAGTTATTTCAGGAACATTCAAGTAGTTGATAGTTCCAATAATCTCAAGGCCCCCAAAGGGTTAGGCACCTTCACCGAGCAGTCAAACTGCTATGATGTTCAGACAGGAAGTAATGGGGATTGGGGTCACTACTTTTACTATGGAGGACCAGGTAGAAACGGAAATTGCCCATGAAGAAGTAAAACCCTCTAGTTTTCCCCCATGTGTATCATTCAATCTAGTGTAATacccttttctcttttctcctttGTATACCCTTTTTCACTCCTAGGTTGGGCTGTGGCTGGTCTTGGTAGTAAATCATGTGATGGTCCCTTTTCTCTCTAGTGGCAAGTTTTGACTCTTTGTTTTTTAGTAAAAGAATCTCTCCATGTAAGTGGGTGGATGTGAAGGAAGGAagaggaaggaaggaaggaagtgGCCAAGTTTCTCAAAAGCCTAAAGAAACAGGGCCCTTTTCTGTTTTATAACTCTAGCTCTGTACTCTATTTGTTTGTATACTCCTTGATCTCCTTGGAGTTGCTTGTTAGTCAATGAATGAAAATCCGTTTCTCTCGGGTCCTAATCTAATCTTGAGCATTACACTCTCGGCTTGTATAACGATCGCAGATTCTGCTCCTGGTTTGGCacactttttgtttcttttttatatgAATTGTTCCTgcaaatttcaaacttgatttgGGAAAAGTTAGGTTGGGATGAGATTCTGCATGTGAGTGGATGACAGTACAATATTCAATTCTGTGGTGCATCCCATACTGCTCATCAGACACCTTTTGTTAGAATATGAAATCCCAGAGAGACACCTACTTAGCACCACTATCCTCCTTACCGGCCAAGAGCCACTTAGCATTTTACAAATACGAGTGCGGTCCTCTTGGAATTCCATTCGAGGATGTGTAATTGTAAAatgatcatcttcttcttcttccaagtaAGTAAGATTCCATTAATGGCCAAAAGGGTGGCTGCGTGTCTTGTTTAAAAACGAAAAAGCTAGATGCATTTCCAGAGAAGATTATATAAAGGATGGGAGTCTTTTTCGGCCAACTACTAATGTTGTTGGAAAGTATAGGTTTGCCACCTGGTTAGAACAACAGTGAGGGCTTAGAGTGGTGGGAGCTGAAGAGCAAATTGATTGAAACCTGTTTTCCATGATCGCCTTTTTGGTTGATATTTTAAGGAGATGATCTAGGTTCATGTTCTCCTCCAACTAGTTTTGCCTGTAAACAAGGGGATCAATTATGTCTGGGATCAACTGTTGTGGATTTGGCTGAACTGAGTGAATTCTATGCAGATAGACTTgattttgaatatatatatatatatatatatatagaacttaAATATGAACAGTTTGTCTAACTAGTGTTTATTGTAGTAATAATACATTTCTCTTCAACAAAGTATATGTACAAAGTTTGAATTCCACGTCTCGCGATGATAAGCAAAACTTATAATCAATATAGCAGGACAATTAATAAAAATTCCCTTAATAGAATGCTCATATGTATTCATCCTGGAATGATCACATTTCACAAATGTGTTTAATTAATGCATGTCATCCTTTATTCCCCCTATATTCCTGTTCTGATGGACTTTCCAACATACATCAGTAAATGTTGTGATAAACTTAACCTTATTTTAGTAGCTAATCGCAGGTGTTGTGATAGACTTGTTCAACATTAAATGAGGTCAAACAAATGGTTGGAATGTTGGATTCGACATTGAGAAGAGGCATTGACCATAAATGAAAGAACAAGAAAGGATATTTTACCAAAATACAAACTCCGTGAGAAATTATCAATATATGTAAAAGTCCCAAAGTTTTTAGCATTTGAATACCTCTCATTTCATTTTCAACGTAGTACTTTAGGATTCAAATAGGTCATCCTACGACTTTGTCTTCATGGAAGACCCTACTTTTGTGACATGTCTTTGTTCAAGTTTAGGTCCTTATGACAAACTTAGGCCCTAAACGAAGCCCGTATTGCGCAGCATGAAatgggtttttgggttttttctgTTTGCCCCACAAAGTGATAAACGATCTTGAGCAGCTCCACGCAATTTCTATCTGCAATTTTCATCTTTGCCAGAGTTCTTAGTGTACTGAAATCTTACACCATCTTTTACAACCTAACATATAATAAGCACTTTTGTATTTTTACCCCAAGTCTTTTCTTGGCATTTTGGGTCTTCCTCTACAAACTCAAGAGTAATGACAACAAAGAAGAGGCCCAGattgaaattaattaataacaGAAGATTGTTTCAAGCTTAATACTGCCTATTGCTGCCAACTGGGAAGCTCTTCTACATTTCATTCATGGTGGTCAAGCCTTTACTTGGAGCCAACAAGTTGAGGTACTCCAGACCTTGCTGTTCAAATGGTCTCAGCCAAAGCCAAATCAATTGGGAAATTGTGCAGCTGACAGTTTGGCTATATTAGCTCAGCTCTGGGTTGCTTTGCATTTGATTTGACATAGCAGCAAGGACCAAGGACACCTCATTTCAAAATCCCCATCTAGCTAGTTTTTGAAGTTACAATAGAAAAGTTTACTCCTCCTCCTTCCGTCAAAGACCAGTCGGGGGGCACAAGTCAATCACAAGAATTATAATACTAAAGAAAAATAAACCCACCTCCTCTAATTCTTTACCTAATTAAACAAACACTGTAGTAGGATCACATTATTCTACACCTACTAAttcaagaaatgaagaaattaatCACTCCCATGGCAAACAATCTTGACTCCCTAAATATATTAAACTCCTAAATGTGGCCCCTTTTGTGGCAAGTCTTATTGAATTTTCaggcttttgttttcttgtctGAATATATACACTGGTCACCCCCTGAAATTTCCACTCCTACTCTCACTCTCACACCACCTCCCAATAGCCAGGAGCCAAGTACCCCCCAACTAGACTTCTCCTTCCACTCAATCTGCGCGTGGCACACACGCGCACAACCCAAAAAGTGAGTATTAGTCCCTCAATGGCACAGAGATAGCTGTTATTTTATGGCCACTCTCCTTACTttttgattatttattttttccctactgaaaaataattttaatttagttatctgtgtgtctctctctctctctctgaaaaaGCTCTTCCCTTTTTTTCACTTCACAGTTCACACAAAGATATATCTCAGTAGGGTTTTAATCTTTACTCTTTCTCCCTCTGAAAACAATCTGTGAGAAAAAACCCCAAACAAACATAAAAGCCAAACTCTTTTTAACCAATCAAGCCCTAATTTCCTCCTCCCATCATCTTCTTGTTGACCCAAAACCTGGGCTTTCACCCTTGTTCAGCTCCTCCTTTACTGCCCAGCTCCAATTTCAGCTCCAAACCCTAGTCCCAAACCTCAAAACCAGTTTCCAATATGACCCATTTCCTCTGAATTCACCACCATGCTACTGCCATTCTAGCCAATTGAGGCTACTGGGTGCCCACCTCATTTACCAAGTTCGATTCTTTTCCACTGAATTTGGAAGTTGGGGGAAATGCATGTGTTAtctaagtgagaaagagagagagggaagccATGGAAGGAGATGAGCGTCACGTGCTGCTCGCATGCGTCATTTCAGGAACCCTTTTCTCCGTTCTGGGTTCTGCTTCGTTTTCTATACTCTGGCTTGTGAATTGGAGGCCGTGGAGGATCTACAGGTAACTTCACCAAGTTTTTTTCGAATTTTTCGAAAATTTATAGCTTACTGTATCTGCCAACACTAAAGAGTAGATTTAATGCATTGCCTTAACTTATGCTAGTAGATTGTAATTCATGGTTGCATTGATCTACTTGTTCATATCTGCATTGGAACTGTAGTTTAGTTAGAATTTCATGTTAGCAGTGGCAAATGTAGTTTATGGGTTGCCTATTGGGTTTATAGATAGAGGCTAAGGAGGGCTACATTCAGTATGCAAGGTTGGAAATTTTGGGTTTAAAGGAATTTCAAGTTGTTGAAATTGAGGGCTCCGAGAAGAGTTTGGGTTGTGACAGATTTGGGTGTAAAGGAGTGAGAATTCTAGAGTCTGAgcttttatatttttctttcccATTGCATAAAGTTTGAGACTTTGAGCTTTTGTTGAACCTCCAAACGTAGGAGACACTCATCCACAAGAGCAAGAATCTGGTCAAAGAGGTCGATGAGGCTCTTCCTTCTTTGATGTTAACTAGCTGATTTTGTATTAACTCAGCCGCTTGGTTTTTTAAGAGGTCTAACAGCAGAGTATACGTTTTGGTTTTTGAACCAAGTAAGGTCAAGTGGTGGAGAAAGATTCTTCCTATATTTGCCAAGACTAAAGAGTAAATCAAATGCATTACCTTAATCAGTATTGTACTTGCAATGTATGGACCTGAACTGTAATTAGGTAAAAATTTCATCAATGCATTACCTTAATCACTCTTATATCTGGTTTTGTTTGGAAACTGAAGATTACAGTAAATTATTGCTGGTTAGACCTTCATAAATTTTGGGTTTTGTGTACAAGAGTTATGacaataaatttatttattttggtttgGATACAAAGTTTAGAGTTTTATTAACTTTGTGGGGAAGATTTTGGTATGACACTTTTAAATTAAATAGTAATGGGtccaaatgatttttcaaaataGTTTCCTTTTGCATGCTTGATATCTTTCTCAATTTAGAGGATATCGGCACTCACACTGAAGGACAGATATGTCTGATATATCGGAATTGAGGAGTGCATTTGTTGAGTGCTACGAAATATTGACCCTTGTGAAAAAGGAAATATTGGCAAATTTATCAGAGTATCACCTGATATTTCAAACCCTGACCCTTATTTTTATTGGATATGTGCGGCCACACATGTGCCTGATAAGCATTTCTTGCGTTGATGTACATCCGTGTGGTTTCTTCATCCAAAGTTAAGGAGTAAGGATCATTTCCTATTGGAGGGCTTGCTTTGCTGGAGCACAAACAATTTTAGACTCTCTATTTTGTACAAGTGGAACAATACCATGGATGTCAAAGACCTGGATTTATCCCGTCTTTAATTATGTTCTTGACAGGGTTGGTTAACAAATGATAAATTATGAATTGCATCAAAGAGGCATTGTATTAGAGTGAAAGTTGCATTTCTTTTCTGACCTTATTACTGAGTGAGGAATAATGAATAGGTGATGTCTGGTACAATTGTTTATAAATGCAGATGTGAAAATAGATTGGTATCTTTGATTCTTTGGAAGCCTTCTACTTGTTCCTTTAGCTTAATGATGACGTTGTATTATGTACTTATCTACCCTATTGTGACTATTAACGGTATTTGTTTGTCATTGATGTAATTGATTTAAGTTTGGATGCTTAACTCATTCATACAGTCATTCTTCTCTCACTCACTGTGGCTTTAACTCCAATTATAATTGTGTCACCTCTGTTTGTCTTTTCAGTTGGATATTCGCCAGGAAATGGCCAGATATCTTACACGGACCCCAGCTGGATATAGTATGTGGTTTTCTGTCACTCTCTGCATGGATTCTTGTCATTTCTCCAGTTCTTGTACTAATCATATGGGGAAGCTGGTTGGTTGTAATATTGGATCGACATATAATTGGTCTGGCTGTTATTATGGCTGGTACTGCTCTTCTACTGGCTTTCTATTCAATCATGCTTTGGTGGCGAACGCAATGGCAGAGCTCAAGTATGTATTTCTTGGACCTTTTCCTAATTGAtatatcaactttatttttcttaatatGATGGTTTAGTAAATGTAAAGAGGTAGTAAGATCTGAATTTCTTAAGATAATAAGAAAGCCTGGCAAGGTATTGTCTTTATGAACACAGAGTTGTTATTGCAAATGGTGCCTTGGTCGTCATATGGTTGATGAGTTAGTTATGGCACATAGTTCTACATGCATTATAAGTGAACAAACATTGTTAGCTGAGGCTGGCTATCCCTGGTCCTGGCTTACTGCCAGTCTGCTACTGGATAAATAGCTATAGAATGTCAATGCTAAATAAATTCAGGTTGTGATATTAATGATGGATActccccttaaaaaaaaaaaaaaaattaatgatggATACTTGATAGGTCTATTAGTGCACTCATGTGGAAGTTACTCGCATATACTTAGATAATTGAAGGTTTTGTTGGGGATCTAGTTTGATTAATTATAGTGGCTGGAAATATCTAAGTTTTTGCTTTTCATATTTATGTTCTTATACTGTCTATTTACAGATTTTATGCAAGTATTAAACTTGGTTTGAAATCTTATATTAAACAGGGGCTGttgctattcttcttcttcttgctgttGCCCTTCTCTGTGCCTATGAACTCTGTGCTGTATATGTTACAGCTGGTTCAAAAGCATCTCAGCGGTATTCGCCTTCTGGTTTCTTTTTTGGTGTATCAGCAATTGCCTTGGCAATCAACATGCTCTTTATCTGTAGAATGGTGTTTAATGGTACCTTGCAAATCCTATCCCATTTAGTATATTTTTCTTCAATGCATTATGTTTCTCAATTGAAAGATGTTTATCTAACTGAAGTGATAATCTGTAATTTCTGCTATCAAAATGTTTTCCTCCTGTAATCTCTGTTTATATGTGCAGGAAATGGCTTAGATGTCGATGAGTATGTGAGGAAGGCATACAAATTTGCTTATTCTGATTGTATAGAAGTAGGTCCTGTGGCCTGTTTACCAGAACCACCAGATCCGAATGAGTTATATCCTCGACAATCTAGCAGGCAAGCCCCCTAAGTTCATGTTTTATTTTCGCAGTTGAACTTTTGCTTGGTATCAGTTAGGAGTTGCTAGTCCAACTCTGAAGTAGTTGCACTTCTTCTTTTCCCCTGTCCTCTGTTTAATAAATGCTTGTAAAGTGATTAGTTGTGCCTCTTTCACAGCGTTTTGTTGATATTCTCAAGTTTTTTGTTTTGCATGAATCCAATTCCTAATAAAAGAGGGACGGTGAACAGATCTCTTTTCAGTAAAGAAATGGTCTAAATAATCCTTATCGATACTTATTAAAATATTCCAGATAAAAGAGGGATGGTGAGTAGATCACTTTCGCAGTTAATAAATGGTCTAGACCTTATTTACTTATCTTAAACTTTGTGGACTTTCTCCAGGTTTTTGCCCTCCGTTAGGGAGAAATGGCATGGTTGGTTCAAGTCTCATTGATGTTGGTTTTTATAATAGACTTGTGCCTTTATGTAGTGCACTTTTTCTTTCTGGTTCCCAGAATTTTGTTCAATTACTTTCCTCATTTTCCCATTTTATCACTTGATTGTAGGGCTTCACATCTTGGGCTTCTTTACCTTGGCTCACTTGTAGTTCTTCTCGTGTACTCAATCCTATATGGACTTACTGCAAAGGACGCACGTTGGCTTGGAGCCATTACATCAGCTGCTGTGATAATTCTTGGTAAACCAAATCACCATGTTTATCTATTTGTATGAATCACATgggatttatttattaattctcTCATCAATAATGCTGTAGATTGGAACATGGGAGCATGTTTATATGGATTCGAACTCCTTAATAGTCGTGTAGCAGCATTATTTGTTGCCGGCACATCTCGAATTTTTCTCATTTGCTTCGGCGTTCACTACTGGTATGTGCATCTTTGATACTTTAATTGTAATGCCACTGCTTTGGTTTTTCATGGTCGTCATAGATATTGCCATTTCTTTCTCTCAGGTATTTGGGGCACTGCATTAGTTATGCAGTTGTAGCATCTGTTTTATTAGGTGCTTCTGTTTCTCGTCATTTATCTGTAACAAACCCATTGGCTGCAAGGAGAGATGCCTTACAGAGTACTGTTATTCGCCTCAGAGAGGGTTTCCGCAAAAAAGAACAGAACAGTTCATCAAGCTCGTCTGAAGGTTGTGGCTCAAG harbors:
- the LOC133731632 gene encoding protein neprosin: MGFAQFSRGRSRLALAVLVCFLFISLSCAARLTASSRQKLDVQKHLNRLNKPAVKSIKSPDGDIIDCVHISQQPAFDHPYLKDHKIQMRPNYHPEGLFQGNKVAEKSKEKPNTQLWHVNGRCPEDTIPVRRTKKDDILRASSVKRYGRKKEKTIPKSADPDLANESGHQHAIAYVNGDKYFGAKATINVWEPKIQQPNEFSLSQLWILGGSFGEDLNSIEAGWQVSPDLYGDNNTRLFTYWTSDAYQATGCYNLLCSGFIQINSEIAMGASISPVSSYRTSQYDISILVWKDPKEGHWWMQFGNDYVLGYWPSFLFSYLADSASMIEWGGEVVNSQSDGRHTSTQMGSGRFPEEGFGKSSYFRNIQVVDSSNNLKAPKGLGTFTEQSNCYDVQTGSNGDWGHYFYYGGPGRNGNCP